The genomic window CACCGGCGACGTGATGCTCAAGCAGGTGGCCAAGCGCCTGACCGCCTGCCTGCGCCGCGGCGACACCGTGGCGCGGCTGGGCGGCGACGAGTTCGTCGTGATGCTGGCCGAGCTGCACGAGCGGCGGCTGATCGCGACCTCGGAGACCGAGGCCATGGGCGCGGCCATCCTCGAGCAGCTCAACCGGCCCTACCAGCTCGGCGGCCAGCAGCACCACAGCACCTGCAGCATCGGCGTGTCGCTGTTCGACACCGCCGACGCCTCGCTCGACGAGGTCATCAAGCAGGCCGACATCGCGATGTACTACGCCAAGACCGCCGGCGGCAACGCGCTGCGCTTCTTCGAGGCCAGCATGCAGACCAGCATCACCGCGCGCGCGGCGCTGGAGAACGAGCTGCACGCGGCCGTCGAGCAGCGGCAGTTCGTGCTGCACTACCAGAGCCAGGTCACGAGCGAGGACCGCGTGGTCGCGGCCGAGGTGCTGGTGCGCTGGCAACATCCCACGCGCGGCCTGCTGGCACCCGGCGAGTTCATCGCCGCGGCCGAGGACACCGGGCTCATCATCCCGCTGGGCCTGTGGGTGCTCGAGACCGCCTGCCGCCAGCTCGCGGCCTGGAGCGAGGACCCGCGCCGCGCGCACCTGCAGCTGTCGGTCAACGTGAGCGCGCGGCAGTTCCGCACCGACGACTTCGTCAAGCAGGTCGCCCGCGTGCTCGAGCGCACCGGCGCCGATCCGCGCCAGCTCAAGCTCGAGCTGACCGAAAGCCTGTTGCAGTTCAAGGTCGCCGACACCATCGCCAAGATGAAGACCCTGGCCGGCATGGGCATCCAGTTCTCGATGGACGACTTCGGCACCGGCTTCTCGTCGCTGTCGTACATGATCCAGTTGCCGCTCAACCAGATCAAGGTCGACAAGTACTTCGTGCACGGCATCGGCCTCAACCCGAAGGTGGAGCTGGTGATCCAGACCATCATCGGCATGGCGCTCAACCTCGAGCTGCAGATCGTGGCCGAGGGCGTGGAGACGCAGGCGCAGCGCGAGTTCCTCGAGCGCCACGGCTGCCACCTCTACCAGGGCTACCTGTTCGGCAAGCCGAAGGCGCTGGAAGCGTACGAACATGACCTGGACGCACAGGCCTGATCGGGCCGCACAATGGCCCGCGGTGAACCACGCGAGGCGATCGACATGAAACTGTTGCTGTTGGGTGCGACGGGATTGGTGGGCGGCCGGGCACTGCAGCTCGCGCTCTCGAACGACGCCTTCTCCGAGGTGATCGCGCCGACGCGAACGCCGCTCGCGGCCCACGCCAGGCTGGTGAACCCGGTCGCCTCGAAGCTCGAGGACCTGGTGCCGGCCTGCATCGCGCACCGGCCCGATGCCGTCGTCTGCGCGCTGGGCACGACGCAGGCCAAAGCCGGTTCGAAGGAGGCCTTCCGCCACGTCGACCACGAGCTGCCGCTCGCCTTCGCCCAGGCCGCGCATGCCGCCGGTGTCGGCACCTTCGCGATCGTCACGGCCATGGGCGCGTCGGCCAGCTCCCTCTTCTTCTACCCGCGCATCAAGGGCGAAGTGGAACGGGACATCCGCGCCATCGGATTCCGCTCGCTGACCATCTGCCGCCCGAGCCTGATCGGCGGCGAGCGCAATGAAGAAAGGCGCGCGGAGGGCATGGCGCTGACCTGGGCGCGGCGCCTGGGGCCGCTGCTTCCGGCGCGCTGGCGCGTCAATCCGGCAGCGGCCATTGCCGCGGCGCTGCTCGACGCGGCCATCGCCGCGAAGCCCGGCTGCCACTTCATCGCCTCCGACGCCATGCATTGAGCGGCAAGCTGCCGCGTGTTCAGTCGAGCTCGAGCAGCCGCCCGGGGTTCAGGAGGTTGCGGGGATCGAGCGCGCGCTTGATGTCCCGCATCAGCGCCAGCGCAACGGGCGACTTGGTCCTTCGCAGCTCCCGCACCTTCGACTGCCCGATGCCGTGCTCGGCCGAGATCGATCCGCCGTAGGCGGCGACGCCGTCGTAGACCACGCGCGAGATCAGCGCCGCCTGCGCTTCATCGAAAGTGCTCGCGCCCGGCGGGCCCTGGATGTTGTAGTGCAGGTTGCCATCGCCCACATGGCCCAGCGTGATCAGGCGGATCGCGGGCAGCGCGTCGCGCAGCGCGCGGTCGGTGGACTCGAGAAACGCCGGAATGCGCGAGATCGGCACGGCGATGTCGTGCTTGAGGTTCGCCCCCTCCTTGGCCTGCGCCAGCGGGATCGACTCGCGCGCATGCCAGAGCCGGTTCGACTGGTCGATGCTCTCGGCGATCACCGCATCGGTGATGACCTCGCGCTCCATTGCCTGCTCCAGCAACTGGTCGAACAGCGCCCGTGCCTGCGCTGACGAGCCCTCGGCCGATTGCTCGATCAGCACGCACCAGGGCGTGTCGCCGGAGAACGGCCCCTTGAAGGCCGGAAAGTGCAGCGCGACCAGCGCGAGCGCCTCGCTCCCCATGAGCTCGAAGCCCGAGAGCGAGGCGCCGAGCCCCTCGCGCGCCAGCGCGAGCAGTTCGAGCGCCGCCGCCGCCGACGGCACCGCCACCCACGCCGTCGATTGCGCGACGGGACGCGGGAACAGCTTCAAGGTGGCCGCGGTGATGACGCCCAGCGTGCCTTCGCTGCCGATGTAGAGGTTGCGCAGGTCGTAGCCCGTGTTGTCCTTGCGCAGGCCCGACAGCCCTTCCCAGACACGGCCATCGGGCGTGACCACTTCCAGGCCCAGGCACAGGTCGCGCGCATTGCCGTAGCGCAGCACCTGCGTGCCGCCGGCATTGCTCGCGAGGTTGCCGCCGATGGTGCAGCTGCCTTCCGCGGCCAGGCTCAGGGGGAACAAGAAACCGGCGGCCGCCGCGGCCTCCTGCACCGATTGCAGGATGCAACCGGCTTCCACGGTGAGCGTCTGGTTGCGCCGGTCGAGCCCGCGCACGCGGTTCAGGCGCGCCGTGCTCAGCACCAGCTGCGTGCCCGAGTCGTCGGGCACCGCGCCGCCGACCAGTCCGGTGTTGCCACCCTGGGTCACGACGCTCACGCCAGCGGCGGCGCAGGCCGCGAGCGTCGACGCGACGCCGGCGGTCGTGTCCGGGCGCGCCACGGCCAGCGCGCGCCCGCGGTAGATGCCGCGCCAGTCGGCCTCGTGGGCCGCCAGGTCGGCGCCGAGCACCTGGGTCGGCCCGACCACGGACCGCAGATGGGCGATGAGGTCGACGGGGTTCATGCGGACTGCACCCAACGCGTCACTCGGGCTTGATGCCGGCGGCCTTGATCAGCGGGCCCAGCCGGTCCATGTCCGCGCGCAGGGCGCGCGAGAGCTGCTCGGGCGCGCCGCCGAGGATCAGCGCACCGTCTGCCTCGAGCCTGGCCCTCACGTCGGGCGTGCGCAGCGTCTCGTTGAGCCTGGCGTTCAGCACCGCGACGATCGCCGCCGGCGTTCCGGCCGGTGCCACGATGCCGTACCAGGTCAAGAGCTCGAAGCCCGGGAAGCCGCTCTCGGCGATGGTCGGCACGCCCGGCAGCGCGGGCGAGCGCTGCGCCGAGGTGACGGCGATGCCGCGCACCTTGCCGCCGTCGATGAAGCCGCGCATCGTGACGCTGGTCCCGACCCAGGCGTCGAGCCGGCCGCCGAGCATGTCCGGCATGCCCTGGGCGATGCCGCGATAGGGAATCAGGTTGAACTTCGCGCCCGACTGCTTCTGCAGCAACTCGGTCGCCAGCAGCGGGCTCACGGTCGGATAGCCGATGCTCACCGAGCCCGGCTCCTTCTTCGCCTTCGCGATGGCGGCCGCGAGATGGGCCGCGCCGCTGGCCGCGTCGACCGTGAACACATAGGGCGTGGAGGCGATCAGCCCGATCGGCTGGAAGTCCTTCACCGGGTCGAAGGCCAGCTTGTCGTAGAGCGACGGGCTCAGCGCGATGTGATCGGTGAGCGTGAGGCCGAGCGTGTAGCCGTCGGCCTTGACTTGGCCACCGCCTGCAGCGCGATGTTGCCGTTGGCGCCGCCGCGGTTGTCGATGATGACGCTGGTCTTGAGCAGCTCTCCGAGCGTCGGCGCCAGCACGCGCGCCAGCTTGTCGCCGCCGCCGCCCGGCGGGAAGGGAACGATCAGGCGCACGGGCTTGTCGGGGTAGTCGGTGTCGGCGCGTGCCCGCAGGCCGAAGGTGAAGGCGAGCGCGAGGCCCAGGAGGCTCGCGGCGGCGAGGCCGCGGCCCTTCGTGTTCGGTGTGCGCTGGATGGGGCCCATGGGATGTCTCCGGTTGATCGTTGTGTGGCGGGCAGCCGCGCCCCGGCCGCTGGCAGTCCGGCGGCAGGCGTTCTCGCGGCGGCGGAAAATCAGTTCGTCTCGACGGCGGCTTCCGGCACGCGGGCCGGCGCCTTGTGGCGCGATCGGATCGACGCGATCGCGCACGCATGGAAGCGCTCGATGTCCTCGGGGCGCCCCACGGTCATCT from Variovorax paradoxus includes these protein-coding regions:
- a CDS encoding FAD-binding oxidoreductase, whose protein sequence is MNPVDLIAHLRSVVGPTQVLGADLAAHEADWRGIYRGRALAVARPDTTAGVASTLAACAAAGVSVVTQGGNTGLVGGAVPDDSGTQLVLSTARLNRVRGLDRRNQTLTVEAGCILQSVQEAAAAAGFLFPLSLAAEGSCTIGGNLASNAGGTQVLRYGNARDLCLGLEVVTPDGRVWEGLSGLRKDNTGYDLRNLYIGSEGTLGVITAATLKLFPRPVAQSTAWVAVPSAAAALELLALAREGLGASLSGFELMGSEALALVALHFPAFKGPFSGDTPWCVLIEQSAEGSSAQARALFDQLLEQAMEREVITDAVIAESIDQSNRLWHARESIPLAQAKEGANLKHDIAVPISRIPAFLESTDRALRDALPAIRLITLGHVGDGNLHYNIQGPPGASTFDEAQAALISRVVYDGVAAYGGSISAEHGIGQSKVRELRRTKSPVALALMRDIKRALDPRNLLNPGRLLELD
- a CDS encoding NAD(P)H-binding protein codes for the protein MKLLLLGATGLVGGRALQLALSNDAFSEVIAPTRTPLAAHARLVNPVASKLEDLVPACIAHRPDAVVCALGTTQAKAGSKEAFRHVDHELPLAFAQAAHAAGVGTFAIVTAMGASASSLFFYPRIKGEVERDIRAIGFRSLTICRPSLIGGERNEERRAEGMALTWARRLGPLLPARWRVNPAAAIAAALLDAAIAAKPGCHFIASDAMH